From the genome of Sulfurovum sp. NBC37-1, one region includes:
- the sppA gene encoding signal peptide peptidase SppA — MFKKFSDFIKWLGDHFKGMLFLLILLIVFMPTSESKLKPANLQEIKLTGPIMDADKVLKEIDKARKDDDIKGVLFNVNSPGGAVPPSIEICHAIKELKEKKPVIAYASGIMASGSYYASIYANKIIANPGSIVGSIGVIMEAPNLHELMEKVGVGTQIVKQGEYKEAGTPTREWTPKEREELERLTKDTYELFVSDVAKARGLDVNNSTAYADAHIFSSKRAKKAGLIDEIATKRSAKEQIAALAKVKEPVWKEKDKLESFFEDLSTKSILKLQSYFYGLKAIL, encoded by the coding sequence ATGTTTAAAAAATTCAGCGATTTCATCAAATGGCTTGGCGATCACTTCAAGGGGATGCTGTTCTTGCTCATCCTTCTGATCGTCTTCATGCCCACTTCAGAATCTAAACTGAAACCCGCCAACCTGCAGGAGATCAAGCTCACCGGTCCCATCATGGATGCGGATAAAGTCCTCAAAGAGATAGACAAAGCAAGAAAAGATGACGACATAAAAGGGGTACTTTTCAATGTCAATTCACCCGGAGGCGCTGTTCCACCCTCCATCGAGATCTGCCATGCGATCAAAGAGCTCAAGGAAAAGAAACCTGTTATCGCCTATGCCAGCGGCATCATGGCAAGCGGAAGCTACTATGCCTCCATCTATGCCAACAAGATCATCGCCAATCCCGGTTCGATCGTGGGTTCCATCGGTGTGATCATGGAAGCCCCCAATCTTCATGAACTGATGGAGAAGGTCGGTGTAGGGACACAGATTGTTAAACAGGGGGAGTACAAGGAAGCCGGAACACCGACAAGGGAATGGACACCCAAAGAGAGAGAGGAACTTGAAAGGCTGACCAAGGATACATATGAGCTGTTCGTTTCGGATGTCGCCAAGGCAAGAGGGCTGGATGTGAACAACTCAACAGCCTATGCCGATGCACATATCTTCTCTTCCAAGAGAGCCAAAAAAGCAGGCCTCATCGACGAGATTGCTACAAAGAGAAGTGCCAAAGAACAGATTGCTGCCTTGGCAAAAGTTAAAGAACCAGTCTGGAAAGAGAAAGACAAGTTAGAATCCTTTTTCGAGGACTTAAGTACTAAAAGTATTTTGAAACTTCAAAGTTATTTTTATGGACTTAAAGCGATTCTTTGA
- a CDS encoding FliM/FliN family flagellar motor switch protein, which yields MKSSSGMCMKDENQALRLERLMQKHQVYPEYELCLPSVTLKKSLLKKLSKGDVLLLGMQQMEMILVSEENGCAKAVLASYDESMTIQIVELVKRTVNMVDSKKYKEVGISLATLRSRVLEAGHKVETNQVDLDDISLFVEKKKIATARLVMVDDEIAVQIKEVKKI from the coding sequence TTGAAAAGTTCATCGGGGATGTGCATGAAGGATGAGAATCAGGCGCTTCGTCTGGAAAGACTGATGCAGAAACACCAGGTCTATCCAGAGTATGAATTGTGTCTGCCCTCCGTCACGCTCAAGAAGAGTCTACTCAAAAAGTTGTCCAAGGGTGATGTGCTTCTTCTTGGAATGCAACAGATGGAAATGATACTTGTTTCAGAAGAGAATGGCTGTGCAAAAGCGGTGCTTGCTTCTTATGACGAAAGTATGACGATTCAGATAGTTGAACTAGTAAAGCGTACAGTAAATATGGTTGATAGTAAAAAATATAAAGAAGTGGGAATTTCATTGGCTACTTTAAGAAGCAGGGTGCTCGAAGCCGGGCATAAAGTGGAAACCAACCAAGTAGATCTGGATGATATTTCACTCTTTGTTGAGAAAAAAAAGATCGCAACTGCCAGACTTGTCATGGTAGATGATGAGATCGCGGTGCAGATAAAAGAGGTAAAGAAGATATGA
- a CDS encoding aminofutalosine deaminase family hydrolase, translating into MKIIVADHIYTPNGFIENQAVAFDEQIRGIGPLESLLTIYPNADIIRTAPYSVIYPGFINTHVHLEFSANKTSLKYGSFMPWLDSVIEHRDDLVNACDNAMMQKECDEMLRSGITAFGAISSFGTELEVCEKAAQRVVFFNEVIGSNAATADMLYGDFLERVKASQSCDESAKITPAVAIHSPYSVHPIILQKAVTLAKQNKMPLTAHFLESQVERQWLEEGEGEFKSFFEKYFSTSTPVTNIQEFMHAFDTYPTHFAHAVQATEEELEYLSQKGHSIAHCPRSNRYLGCGRLPIETLQKYALPYSVATDGLSSNDSLSIFDEFRAAIMLHHQAPIHILAERLIRASTQDAAEILGLNCGKIEVGALADLVVLTLPAMPQSKEEVALWSIIHTKQVSQVYIEGEQYV; encoded by the coding sequence ATGAAGATTATAGTTGCTGACCATATCTATACACCCAACGGCTTCATCGAGAACCAGGCCGTGGCCTTTGACGAACAGATCCGTGGTATTGGCCCTCTTGAGAGTCTTCTGACAATTTACCCGAATGCGGATATCATCAGGACGGCACCCTACTCGGTCATTTATCCCGGTTTCATCAACACCCATGTCCACCTCGAATTCTCCGCCAACAAGACATCTTTGAAATATGGCTCCTTCATGCCGTGGCTCGACTCGGTCATAGAACACAGGGATGACCTCGTCAATGCCTGCGACAATGCTATGATGCAAAAAGAGTGTGACGAGATGCTGCGTTCGGGTATTACGGCATTCGGTGCCATCTCCAGTTTCGGAACGGAACTTGAAGTGTGTGAAAAAGCAGCCCAGCGCGTCGTCTTCTTCAATGAGGTCATTGGTTCCAACGCTGCTACTGCCGATATGCTCTACGGTGATTTTCTTGAACGCGTCAAGGCTTCCCAAAGCTGCGATGAATCTGCCAAGATCACACCAGCTGTGGCCATCCACTCCCCCTACTCTGTTCATCCCATCATTCTTCAGAAAGCCGTGACACTTGCCAAACAGAACAAGATGCCGCTGACCGCACACTTCCTGGAATCACAGGTGGAACGTCAATGGCTGGAAGAGGGAGAAGGAGAGTTCAAAAGCTTCTTTGAAAAATACTTCAGCACTTCCACTCCGGTTACGAACATCCAAGAATTCATGCATGCGTTCGACACCTACCCGACCCATTTTGCCCATGCGGTCCAGGCTACAGAGGAAGAGCTGGAGTATCTTAGTCAAAAAGGCCACTCCATCGCACACTGTCCCCGTTCCAATCGCTATCTTGGCTGCGGAAGACTGCCTATTGAAACACTGCAGAAATATGCGCTTCCCTATAGTGTAGCCACGGATGGTCTGAGCTCCAATGACTCGCTCAGCATCTTTGACGAATTCCGCGCTGCGATTATGCTGCATCATCAGGCACCCATCCATATACTTGCGGAAAGGCTGATCAGGGCCAGTACACAGGATGCCGCCGAGATCCTCGGCCTCAACTGCGGAAAAATAGAAGTGGGAGCCTTGGCCGACCTGGTGGTACTTACCCTTCCGGCCATGCCCCAAAGCAAAGAAGAGGTAGCGCTCTGGAGCATCATTCATACCAAACAGGTCTCACAGGTATACATAGAAGGAGAACAGTATGTTTAA
- a CDS encoding thioredoxin family protein, which translates to MKLFLISILFIGTLFATDAKEAAEKLDVESNFATALKKARSEKKMLVMVIVKKGCRWCDKMVYGTLVEPEVKEALKNYVTLIVDKDDAYPNVFKEDFFPSIFYIDQNSQKNVYENVGYIGKKCFLNDLRESLKTRDELFR; encoded by the coding sequence TTGAAACTGTTTTTGATATCCATACTGTTTATAGGTACACTGTTCGCAACAGATGCAAAAGAAGCAGCCGAAAAATTGGACGTAGAGAGTAACTTTGCCACGGCACTCAAAAAAGCCAGATCTGAAAAGAAAATGCTGGTGATGGTGATCGTGAAAAAAGGATGCAGATGGTGCGACAAAATGGTATACGGAACCCTTGTCGAACCTGAGGTGAAAGAGGCGCTCAAAAATTATGTGACACTAATTGTTGACAAAGATGATGCCTATCCAAATGTTTTCAAAGAAGACTTTTTCCCTTCAATTTTCTATATAGACCAGAATTCTCAAAAAAATGTATATGAAAATGTTGGCTATATCGGAAAGAAATGTTTTTTGAACGACCTGAGAGAATCTCTTAAAACACGTGATGAACTATTTAGGTAA
- the aroQ gene encoding type II 3-dehydroquinate dehydratase, which translates to MKIVVIQGPNLNMLGIREQNIYGPMKLEDIHKQMKGFAEQNKLEIEFFQSNLEGEIVDRIQECIGDADGIIINPAAYTHTSIAIRDAIAAVQLPTLEVHLSNIHQREEFRHKSLIAPVCAGQIVGMGPFGYHLAMVGMTQILSEVAAMREQQAKAQAAAQQK; encoded by the coding sequence ATGAAAATAGTTGTAATCCAGGGTCCAAACCTCAATATGCTCGGTATCAGAGAACAGAATATCTATGGTCCGATGAAGTTGGAAGATATCCATAAGCAGATGAAAGGTTTTGCAGAGCAGAACAAATTGGAGATCGAATTCTTCCAGAGCAACCTTGAGGGTGAGATCGTAGACCGTATTCAGGAGTGTATCGGTGATGCAGACGGGATCATCATCAACCCGGCAGCCTATACGCATACGTCCATCGCTATCCGTGATGCGATCGCAGCGGTACAGCTTCCGACATTGGAAGTACACCTTTCCAACATCCATCAGAGAGAAGAGTTCAGACACAAGTCGCTCATCGCACCGGTATGTGCAGGACAGATCGTGGGTATGGGGCCGTTCGGTTACCATCTTGCAATGGTCGGTATGACACAGATCCTTTCTGAAGTAGCGGCAATGAGAGAGCAGCAGGCCAAAGCCCAGGCAGCAGCACAGCAGAAGTAA
- the folK gene encoding 2-amino-4-hydroxy-6-hydroxymethyldihydropteridine diphosphokinase, with protein MVKRKKLNKDLTLIFTPHFPYNANRNSRMRYRALLGIGGNVGDVLRRFEHFFWYLKDSEFIHLLESSPILKNPPFGFLEQDDFLNATLLVETDLTPKQLLRYVLRIEKKFGRKRLFKDGPRTLDIDLIFYEDIRMESRELTLPHPSWMQRASVLIPLSMMKEKVNR; from the coding sequence ATGGTAAAAAGAAAAAAACTGAACAAAGACCTGACATTGATTTTTACCCCTCATTTTCCCTATAATGCAAACAGAAATTCCCGTATGCGCTATAGAGCGCTTCTGGGGATCGGCGGGAATGTAGGTGATGTACTCCGCCGTTTCGAGCATTTTTTCTGGTACCTGAAAGATTCTGAATTCATTCATTTGCTGGAGAGCTCACCGATACTAAAAAATCCGCCATTCGGTTTTCTGGAACAGGATGATTTTCTGAATGCAACACTGCTTGTAGAGACCGATCTGACACCAAAGCAGTTACTGCGTTATGTTCTTCGGATAGAAAAGAAGTTTGGTAGAAAACGTTTATTTAAAGACGGACCAAGAACACTGGATATAGACTTGATATTTTATGAGGATATCAGGATGGAGAGTAGAGAATTGACACTTCCGCATCCTTCTTGGATGCAGAGAGCATCAGTGCTGATCCCTCTGTCAATGATGAAAGAAAAGGTAAATCGATGA
- a CDS encoding M24 family metallopeptidase, producing the protein MNYMLKDENAIYYECGYSCDNALYLSLGSEAFFITDSRYTIDAQDHVRGANVVVDGDLYSRALKLLKKAKVRKVIFDPKEWSVAGFEAISTKTKVHFKAVPDFSHKKRIIKSDAELKIIAKAAKLGTKAFSTLAKEFSRNGFGENEFKLTYRAKSVLSGFGKFDLSFDPIVAINGNAAKPHATPTKRKLKKGDLLLVDAGLKYKRYCSDRTRTVFAKKGFEFGTEQTFSKRKIQKAYDTVLKAHDRAIAKARSGMKAKEVDALTRDLITKAGFGEYYVHSTGHGVGLDIHEMPYISSRSDTVIEDGMVYTIEPGIYIPGEFGIRIEDMVAMVDGRARVL; encoded by the coding sequence ATGAATTATATGCTCAAAGATGAAAATGCTATCTATTATGAATGCGGTTACAGTTGTGACAATGCACTCTATCTCTCACTAGGATCTGAAGCATTCTTCATTACCGACAGCCGATATACAATAGACGCGCAGGATCATGTCAGGGGTGCCAATGTAGTGGTAGATGGAGACCTGTACAGCAGAGCGCTGAAGCTGCTTAAAAAGGCAAAAGTCAGAAAGGTGATTTTCGATCCAAAAGAGTGGAGTGTTGCCGGCTTTGAAGCCATCAGTACTAAAACCAAAGTACATTTTAAGGCGGTACCGGACTTTTCCCATAAAAAACGTATCATAAAAAGTGATGCAGAGTTGAAGATCATAGCCAAAGCGGCCAAGCTTGGTACAAAAGCTTTCTCTACGCTTGCCAAAGAGTTTAGCCGGAACGGTTTTGGTGAAAATGAATTTAAACTGACATACAGGGCCAAATCCGTTCTAAGCGGTTTCGGAAAGTTTGATCTCAGTTTCGATCCTATCGTTGCCATTAATGGCAATGCTGCCAAACCGCATGCCACCCCGACAAAAAGAAAACTTAAAAAGGGTGATCTTCTTCTGGTCGATGCGGGGCTGAAGTACAAGCGTTACTGTTCCGACAGAACGCGTACTGTCTTTGCCAAAAAGGGTTTTGAGTTTGGTACCGAACAGACTTTCTCAAAGAGGAAGATACAGAAAGCCTACGATACTGTGCTCAAAGCCCATGACAGGGCCATAGCCAAAGCCCGTTCAGGTATGAAAGCCAAAGAGGTCGATGCCCTGACACGTGATCTTATCACCAAAGCAGGTTTTGGAGAGTATTACGTTCACTCGACAGGACATGGCGTGGGACTGGATATCCACGAGATGCCCTACATTTCCAGCCGCTCGGACACCGTCATCGAAGACGGGATGGTCTATACCATAGAGCCGGGTATCTACATCCCCGGAGAGTTCGGTATTCGTATCGAGGACATGGTGGCAATGGTGGACGGCAGAGCGCGGGTGCTCTGA
- a CDS encoding flagellar biosynthesis protein FlhF, translating to MMINETFVAADPKSAYEQAVDKYGTDIKIVSAKQVKYDDDELRSEVVIAVPKALFMEKSFGAQALYRGPENEEEILLDEIGELKTQLEEMRDGLLQKGRFGTVADDVKKLFMKKGIAEQWLDGVLIPLIGTTVMDDAQLLVSYLLEEIDETLKVKEEDLDHSKIMMLVGPTGVGKTTTIAKLAARYAYLLDRPYKVALINLDSYKVGAIEQLAHYADIMQIEHYSIASADAFGEKIEALSSYDIILVDTAGMSPYDTQKFVKTIEFVNTKIPKKIEVALVLAATVKYEDMEDIHENFSFLNLDSVIISKFDETKHFGTLLNFMLLYDLPMSYFSTGQEVPDDLLVASKEYLLEKFIGDVHEG from the coding sequence ATGATGATCAATGAAACATTTGTAGCCGCCGATCCCAAAAGTGCGTATGAACAGGCTGTGGATAAATACGGTACCGATATCAAGATCGTTTCTGCAAAGCAGGTGAAGTACGATGACGACGAACTGCGTTCCGAAGTAGTCATCGCCGTACCCAAAGCACTTTTTATGGAGAAGTCGTTCGGTGCACAGGCACTTTACAGGGGCCCTGAAAATGAGGAAGAAATACTTCTGGATGAGATCGGTGAACTCAAGACACAGCTTGAAGAGATGCGTGATGGGCTGTTGCAAAAAGGCAGGTTCGGTACGGTTGCAGACGATGTTAAAAAACTTTTCATGAAAAAAGGAATCGCCGAACAATGGCTTGATGGTGTACTTATCCCTCTTATCGGTACAACGGTTATGGATGATGCACAGCTGCTTGTCTCCTATCTGCTTGAAGAGATCGATGAAACTCTCAAGGTCAAAGAAGAAGATCTGGATCACTCAAAGATCATGATGCTTGTTGGGCCGACAGGCGTAGGGAAAACAACCACGATCGCCAAACTGGCTGCCCGGTATGCCTACCTGCTGGACCGGCCCTATAAAGTGGCGCTTATCAACCTCGACAGCTACAAAGTCGGTGCCATCGAACAGTTGGCGCATTATGCGGATATCATGCAGATAGAACATTACTCCATCGCCTCTGCCGATGCGTTTGGAGAAAAGATTGAAGCACTGAGTTCCTATGATATTATCCTGGTCGATACTGCCGGCATGTCTCCCTATGATACACAGAAATTCGTCAAGACGATCGAGTTCGTTAATACAAAGATACCTAAAAAGATCGAAGTGGCACTGGTGCTTGCAGCAACGGTGAAGTATGAAGATATGGAAGATATCCATGAGAACTTTTCTTTTCTGAACCTGGACTCCGTGATCATATCCAAGTTCGATGAGACGAAACATTTCGGTACACTGCTTAATTTCATGCTGCTCTATGACCTTCCGATGAGCTACTTCTCGACTGGACAGGAAGTACCGGACGATCTGCTGGTGGCAAGCAAGGAGTATCTGCTTGAAAAGTTCATCGGGGATGTGCATGAAGGATGA
- a CDS encoding ribose-phosphate pyrophosphokinase, whose amino-acid sequence MSGYMIFSGTANPELSQEIANYLEMPLSQAKINRFSDGEINVQIAESVRGKDVFIIQPTSAPANANLMELLIMTDALKRSSAKSITAVVPYYGYARQDRKAAPRVPISAKLVANLMETAGITRMVTVDLHASQIQGFFDIPVDNLYGAILFMDYIKAKNFKNPIIASPDIGGVARARYFANKLGLDMVIVDKRREKANESEVMNIIGDVEGKDVILIDDMVDTAGTMVKAAAALKNLGATSVMACCTHPVLSGPAFDRLEKGELDELVVANTIPMTRHCTKIKMLSTASMLGEVIRRVHNNESVNSLFETN is encoded by the coding sequence ATGAGCGGATATATGATCTTTTCCGGAACAGCGAACCCTGAACTCTCGCAAGAGATAGCCAATTACCTTGAAATGCCTCTTTCTCAGGCAAAGATCAACCGTTTTTCTGATGGTGAGATCAATGTTCAGATTGCTGAGAGTGTTCGCGGTAAAGATGTATTCATCATACAGCCGACCTCCGCACCGGCCAATGCCAATTTGATGGAACTGCTTATCATGACGGATGCATTGAAGCGTTCTTCAGCTAAATCCATCACGGCGGTCGTTCCGTATTACGGTTATGCCAGACAGGACAGAAAGGCGGCACCGAGAGTACCTATCTCTGCCAAACTGGTAGCGAATCTGATGGAGACAGCGGGTATCACACGAATGGTCACTGTCGACCTGCATGCTTCACAGATACAGGGCTTCTTCGATATTCCGGTAGACAACCTTTATGGAGCGATACTATTCATGGATTATATCAAAGCGAAGAATTTCAAGAATCCTATTATTGCTTCTCCAGATATCGGCGGTGTGGCAAGAGCCAGATATTTTGCAAATAAACTGGGGCTCGATATGGTTATTGTCGATAAACGTCGCGAAAAGGCAAACGAATCCGAAGTGATGAACATCATCGGCGATGTGGAGGGTAAAGATGTGATCCTTATTGACGATATGGTCGATACGGCAGGGACCATGGTCAAAGCGGCAGCAGCACTGAAGAATCTTGGTGCGACCTCTGTCATGGCCTGTTGTACCCACCCGGTACTCTCCGGACCGGCATTCGACCGTCTTGAGAAGGGTGAGCTCGATGAGCTTGTCGTAGCCAATACTATACCGATGACCAGACACTGTACAAAGATCAAGATGCTCTCCACTGCTTCCATGCTCGGAGAGGTGATCAGACGGGTGCATAACAATGAGAGCGTTAATTCTCTTTTTGAGACGAACTAA
- the lepA gene encoding translation elongation factor 4, which produces MTKKVPQENIRNFSIIAHIDHGKSTLADRIIQECGAVSDRQMSAQVMDTMDIEKERGITIKAQSVRLDYIKDGEHYILNLIDTPGHVDFSYEVSRSLASCEGALLIVDAAQGVEAQTIANVYIAIENDLELLPVVNKIDLPAADPDRVLSELEEAIGIDATEHALVSAKTGQGVPELIDMIVERIPAPEGDINAPTKALIYDSWFDNYLGALALVRVFEGKIEKGQKIKIMGTKEEHQVLDLMYPNPIKPVKTNEISTGEVGLVVTGLKTVEALQVGDTVTDAKNPTAEAIGGFEPAKPFVFAGIYPIETDKFEDLRDALNKLKLNDSSLSFEPESSMALGSGFRTGFLGMLHMEVIKERLEREFNLELIATAPTVVYKVKKTDGEEIEIQNPSELPEPQKIDTIYEPYVKATILTPQEYVGNLIKLLNDRRGIQIKMDYLNETRVLMEYDIPMNEIVMDFYDKLKSTTKGYASFDYEPIGFRPGNLVKLDIRVAGEVVDSLSIIVPEDKARTRGLAFVGQLKELIPRQLFEVAIQASIGNNVIARSNVKSMGKNVTAKCYGGDITRKRKLLEKQKAGKKRMKAIGKVQVPQEAFMAVLKLDS; this is translated from the coding sequence GTGACAAAAAAAGTACCACAGGAGAATATCCGTAACTTCTCCATCATCGCTCACATCGACCATGGTAAATCCACCCTGGCTGACCGTATCATACAAGAATGCGGGGCGGTCTCTGACAGACAGATGTCCGCGCAGGTAATGGATACGATGGATATAGAGAAAGAGCGTGGTATCACCATCAAGGCACAGTCGGTACGTCTGGACTATATCAAAGACGGTGAGCACTACATCCTTAACCTCATTGACACTCCGGGCCACGTTGACTTCTCTTATGAAGTAAGCCGTTCTCTGGCTTCGTGTGAAGGGGCATTGCTCATCGTCGATGCGGCACAGGGGGTGGAGGCACAGACTATAGCCAATGTTTACATCGCTATAGAGAATGACCTGGAACTTTTGCCGGTCGTGAACAAGATCGACCTGCCTGCAGCCGATCCTGACAGAGTACTCTCCGAGCTTGAAGAGGCCATAGGCATCGATGCAACGGAGCATGCCCTGGTCTCAGCCAAGACAGGACAGGGTGTTCCTGAACTGATCGATATGATAGTCGAGCGTATTCCGGCACCGGAGGGTGATATCAATGCGCCGACAAAAGCACTCATCTATGACAGCTGGTTTGACAACTACCTGGGTGCGCTGGCACTGGTACGCGTCTTTGAAGGGAAAATAGAGAAGGGACAGAAAATAAAGATCATGGGAACAAAAGAGGAGCATCAGGTACTTGACCTAATGTATCCCAACCCGATCAAACCTGTCAAGACCAACGAGATCTCCACCGGAGAGGTGGGGCTCGTCGTGACAGGACTCAAAACGGTCGAAGCACTTCAGGTGGGTGATACGGTTACGGATGCCAAGAACCCTACGGCAGAGGCTATCGGTGGTTTTGAACCTGCCAAACCCTTTGTCTTTGCAGGTATCTACCCGATAGAAACGGACAAGTTCGAAGATCTTCGTGATGCACTTAACAAACTTAAGCTCAATGACTCTTCACTGAGCTTTGAGCCGGAAAGTTCCATGGCACTGGGTTCCGGTTTCAGAACGGGTTTCCTCGGTATGCTGCACATGGAAGTGATCAAAGAACGTCTGGAGAGAGAGTTCAATCTCGAGCTCATCGCTACGGCGCCTACGGTCGTTTACAAGGTCAAGAAGACCGACGGTGAAGAGATTGAGATACAGAACCCTTCGGAACTGCCTGAACCGCAAAAGATCGATACGATCTACGAACCTTATGTCAAAGCGACCATTCTGACACCGCAGGAGTATGTGGGCAATCTCATCAAACTGCTGAACGACCGTCGCGGGATACAGATAAAAATGGATTATCTGAACGAGACGCGTGTATTGATGGAGTATGATATCCCCATGAACGAGATTGTAATGGATTTTTATGACAAACTCAAATCCACCACCAAAGGCTATGCAAGTTTTGACTATGAACCCATCGGTTTCAGGCCGGGAAATTTGGTGAAGCTTGATATCAGGGTAGCAGGAGAAGTGGTGGACTCTCTCTCGATTATCGTACCCGAGGACAAAGCGCGAACCAGAGGCCTGGCTTTTGTCGGCCAGCTAAAAGAACTCATCCCGAGACAGCTTTTTGAAGTGGCGATTCAGGCAAGTATCGGAAACAATGTCATCGCACGCTCCAACGTCAAGTCCATGGGCAAGAACGTGACCGCCAAGTGTTACGGAGGGGACATCACCCGTAAACGTAAACTGCTTGAGAAGCAGAAAGCGGGTAAGAAGCGTATGAAAGCCATCGGTAAGGTACAAGTACCTCAGGAGGCATTTATGGCTGTCCTGAAGCTGGACAGCTAA
- the mnmA gene encoding tRNA 2-thiouridine(34) synthase MnmA encodes MTKGKVLVGLSGGVDSTVTAVLLQKEGYEVEGVYMRLHDKPGYHEDNWGKVQKVADYLRIKVHFHDLSEAFNANVYEYFVESYKKGLTPNPCVMCNRTIKFGKMVEFADTLGIEFVATGHYLQCDGNYIYAAEDAGKDQSYFLSEVKKEVLPRLLFPLGTWIKDDVKAYAANIDVLKEFATQAESSEICFVENSYDEVLAKHMNIDMPGETVDTQGNVVGTHKGYMHYTIGKRRGFFVNGAHDPHFVIDIKPESNQIVVGTREKLEENAFEVKQINLFEDLVEFDCEVKVRYRTRAVPCHIKIEGERATVVLTEPVFGLAKEQVAAFYDGRRLLGGGVIC; translated from the coding sequence ATGACAAAAGGAAAAGTTCTGGTAGGACTGAGCGGTGGAGTGGACTCTACTGTGACAGCCGTGCTACTGCAAAAAGAAGGCTATGAGGTCGAGGGTGTCTACATGAGACTGCATGACAAGCCCGGGTACCATGAAGATAACTGGGGAAAAGTACAAAAGGTTGCCGACTATCTCAGGATCAAAGTGCATTTTCATGACCTGAGCGAAGCATTCAATGCCAATGTCTATGAGTATTTTGTTGAGAGCTATAAGAAGGGATTGACACCCAACCCATGCGTGATGTGCAACCGTACCATCAAATTTGGGAAAATGGTAGAGTTCGCCGACACATTGGGTATTGAATTTGTTGCAACGGGACATTACTTACAATGTGATGGAAATTATATTTATGCGGCAGAAGATGCAGGTAAAGATCAGAGCTATTTTCTTTCGGAAGTAAAAAAAGAGGTCCTGCCAAGGCTTCTCTTCCCGCTTGGTACATGGATCAAGGATGATGTCAAAGCATATGCTGCCAATATTGACGTACTCAAAGAGTTCGCGACACAGGCGGAAAGCAGTGAGATCTGTTTTGTGGAAAATTCCTATGACGAAGTACTGGCAAAGCATATGAATATAGATATGCCCGGAGAAACAGTTGACACGCAGGGCAATGTCGTCGGAACACATAAAGGCTACATGCACTATACCATCGGTAAAAGAAGGGGCTTTTTTGTCAACGGCGCCCATGATCCGCACTTCGTTATAGATATCAAACCCGAAAGCAACCAGATTGTGGTAGGTACACGTGAAAAACTCGAAGAGAATGCCTTCGAAGTCAAGCAGATCAACCTTTTTGAAGACCTTGTAGAGTTCGACTGTGAAGTGAAGGTACGTTACCGTACGAGAGCAGTACCCTGTCATATCAAGATAGAGGGAGAACGAGCCACCGTTGTACTGACTGAACCGGTTTTTGGACTGGCAAAAGAGCAGGTTGCAGCATTTTATGATGGCAGAAGACTACTGGGCGGCGGAGTGATCTGTTAA
- a CDS encoding DUF2062 domain-containing protein — translation MIRKVFRKKKNTGGKQNKIDAFLEKYHLPKDYLGINRRSVTRGVGIGLFWGFIPMPMQMAAVLATTPFIRFNVPIAISMVWLSNPFTMPPMYYMEYLTGNFLLGREGIHNVELTVEWFKNNLGDIFVPLYVGTAFYSIVVSGLIYLGLNWLWIHSVRKEKAEKDIARKKHREEKKRKKQEKSKNKHFSLTSSQEHEPQIKKKP, via the coding sequence ATGATAAGAAAAGTTTTTAGAAAGAAGAAGAATACGGGCGGAAAGCAAAACAAGATCGATGCCTTTTTGGAAAAATACCATCTTCCCAAAGACTATCTTGGTATCAACCGCCGTTCGGTCACACGCGGTGTAGGTATTGGACTTTTCTGGGGCTTCATTCCCATGCCTATGCAGATGGCTGCCGTACTGGCCACGACACCGTTCATCCGTTTCAACGTACCCATCGCTATCTCCATGGTCTGGCTCAGCAATCCATTTACCATGCCACCGATGTACTACATGGAGTACCTCACGGGAAACTTTTTGCTCGGACGGGAAGGGATACACAACGTCGAACTGACGGTAGAGTGGTTCAAGAACAACCTTGGCGATATCTTCGTGCCCCTCTATGTCGGTACAGCATTCTACTCCATTGTCGTATCGGGTTTGATCTACCTTGGATTGAACTGGCTATGGATACACTCGGTCAGAAAAGAGAAAGCCGAAAAGGATATTGCACGCAAAAAACACAGGGAAGAAAAAAAGCGTAAAAAACAGGAGAAGTCTAAAAACAAACACTTCAGTTTGACCTCATCACAGGAACATGAGCCGCAGATAAAAAAGAAACCGTAG